A genomic stretch from Microbacterium proteolyticum includes:
- a CDS encoding GNAT family N-acetyltransferase codes for MKPFTVRTARLVLDQPVAADVDDIARSCSDPLFERFMTIPWPYTRADAVSFVDEYVTAGWADDREWTWAIREGGGAPLLGVIGVRLGTGMVGFWLGGEHRGRNIMPEALTAVVDAVFARTDLDAVRWECVIGNAASLRTAQKCGFTFTGAGPGQVPGRTGERSASWTGMLRRDDDRTPKGGWPAH; via the coding sequence ATGAAGCCCTTCACCGTGCGCACCGCGCGGCTGGTGCTGGATCAGCCGGTCGCCGCCGACGTCGACGACATCGCCCGGTCCTGCTCCGACCCGCTCTTCGAACGGTTCATGACGATCCCGTGGCCGTACACCCGGGCGGATGCCGTGTCCTTCGTCGACGAGTACGTCACCGCCGGATGGGCCGATGACCGCGAGTGGACGTGGGCGATCCGTGAGGGTGGGGGCGCTCCCCTGCTCGGCGTCATCGGCGTGAGGCTCGGCACCGGCATGGTGGGCTTCTGGCTCGGCGGCGAGCACCGCGGGCGCAACATCATGCCGGAGGCCCTCACCGCCGTCGTCGACGCGGTCTTCGCCCGCACCGACCTCGACGCCGTGCGATGGGAATGCGTGATCGGAAACGCCGCGTCGCTGCGCACGGCGCAGAAGTGCGGGTTCACCTTCACGGGCGCCGGCCCCGGCCAGGTGCCGGGTCGCACCGGCGAGCGGTCGGCATCCTGGACCGGAATGCTGCGCCGCGACGATGACAGAACACCGAAGGGCGGGTGGCCCGCGCACTGA
- a CDS encoding FBP domain-containing protein, giving the protein MRALTEDQVRDAFVNATPDELRVLAVPHDFVLADWDHLDFFAWRDPRTRGRGYIVTEQEGEPVGVVLRAAEGQSRARSAMCNLCHTMQPGDQVSLFTARKAGEAGEHGDTVGTYICADMSCHETVRLAAPLAPSEIRASVDRKIDGTKRRTEEFVARVVDAAEVRR; this is encoded by the coding sequence ATGCGCGCACTCACCGAAGACCAGGTCCGGGACGCATTCGTCAACGCTACCCCCGACGAGCTGCGAGTCCTCGCCGTCCCGCACGACTTCGTCCTGGCCGACTGGGACCACCTCGACTTCTTCGCGTGGCGAGACCCCCGCACCCGTGGCCGCGGCTACATCGTCACCGAGCAGGAGGGCGAGCCCGTGGGTGTGGTGCTCCGCGCGGCCGAGGGGCAGTCGCGCGCCCGGTCGGCGATGTGCAACCTGTGCCACACGATGCAGCCCGGCGATCAGGTGTCGCTGTTCACCGCCCGTAAGGCGGGGGAGGCCGGCGAACATGGCGACACCGTGGGCACCTACATCTGCGCCGACATGTCGTGCCACGAGACGGTGCGCCTGGCGGCACCGCTCGCGCCGAGCGAGATCCGCGCGAGCGTGGACCGCAAGATCGACGGGACGAAGCGGCGTACCGAGGAGTTCGTGGCGCGCGTGGTGGATGCCGCCGAGGTCCGGCGCTGA
- the nagA gene encoding N-acetylglucosamine-6-phosphate deacetylase, which translates to MTSPRRLFHAVTIVDADGECPDAWVLTDDELILAVGTGEPPPVDAERIDGAGGILTPGLIDLHRHGGGGHRHEDGVDGIRAAADLHAAHGTARGVASLVAAPVDVLESQLAAIASLTRTDRRVLGSHLEGPFLAVDRCGAHDPRHLIDPTPEVVQRLLDAAEGTLRQVTLDPQRPGALDAIGTFRSAGVAVAVGHTDATYAEAAAAFRAGATLLTHAFNAMPGLHHRAPGPVLAAVDAEDVVLELILDGLHVDPRLAASLFTLAPGRVALITDAMAAAGADDGLYRLGDLSVRVEGGRALVDGSDTLAGSTLTQDMALENARALGIPLPIAVEAVTLTPARALGLDDRLGLVRPGFSADVTLWDAAGTVRADSPVAGR; encoded by the coding sequence ATGACCTCTCCGCGTCGGCTGTTCCATGCCGTGACGATCGTCGACGCCGACGGCGAGTGCCCCGACGCGTGGGTGCTCACCGACGACGAGCTCATCCTCGCGGTCGGGACCGGAGAGCCCCCTCCCGTGGATGCCGAACGCATCGACGGAGCCGGCGGCATCCTCACCCCCGGGTTGATCGACCTGCACCGGCACGGCGGCGGCGGACACCGGCATGAAGACGGTGTCGACGGCATCCGCGCGGCCGCCGACCTGCACGCGGCGCACGGAACGGCCCGTGGTGTCGCCAGCCTCGTCGCCGCCCCCGTCGACGTGCTCGAGTCGCAGCTCGCCGCCATCGCGTCGCTGACGCGGACCGACCGCCGGGTGCTGGGCAGTCACCTCGAGGGGCCGTTCCTCGCGGTCGACCGCTGCGGCGCGCACGATCCGCGGCACCTCATCGACCCCACGCCCGAGGTCGTACAGCGCCTGCTCGACGCGGCCGAGGGGACGCTCCGTCAGGTCACGCTCGATCCGCAGCGGCCCGGCGCGCTCGACGCGATCGGCACCTTCCGCAGCGCGGGCGTCGCCGTCGCCGTCGGTCACACCGACGCGACGTACGCCGAGGCCGCCGCCGCCTTCCGCGCCGGGGCGACGCTGCTCACCCACGCCTTCAACGCGATGCCGGGGCTGCACCACCGCGCCCCAGGTCCCGTGCTCGCGGCGGTCGACGCCGAAGACGTCGTGCTCGAGCTCATCCTCGACGGCCTGCACGTCGACCCGCGTCTGGCCGCGTCCCTGTTCACGCTGGCCCCCGGCCGCGTCGCCCTGATCACGGATGCCATGGCCGCCGCCGGCGCCGACGACGGTCTGTACCGGCTCGGCGACCTGAGCGTGCGCGTCGAGGGCGGCCGCGCGCTCGTGGACGGGTCGGACACGCTCGCCGGGTCCACTCTCACGCAAGACATGGCCCTGGAGAACGCCCGTGCGCTCGGCATCCCGCTCCCGATCGCCGTCGAGGCGGTGACCCTGACGCCCGCGCGAGCACTGGGCCTGGACGACCGGCTCGGGCTCGTCAGGCCGGGGTTCTCCGCCGATGTCACGCTGTGGGATGCCGCCGGCACGGTGCGCGCAGACTCCCCCGTCGCCGGGCGCTGA
- a CDS encoding glucosamine-6-phosphate deaminase encodes MQVIVLPDADAVGTYAGDLIADRAEAGTLSVLGVATGSSPLPVYEALERRASPAVRGLTAFALDEYVGLPIDHPESYHAVIEREVTVRLGLDPARVHVPDGLADDIEAAAAAYERAIVDAGGVDLQILGIGSTGHIGFNEPTSSFASRTRIKTLTPETRRDNARFFPSLDDVPLHCVTQGLGTIMDARSVLLVAFGAGKADAVAAAVEGPLTSMCPGSILQMHPNATVLVDEAAAAGLTLRDYYDFVFAHRPAWQR; translated from the coding sequence ATGCAGGTCATCGTCCTCCCCGACGCGGATGCCGTCGGCACCTACGCCGGCGACCTCATCGCCGACCGCGCCGAAGCCGGGACGCTGAGCGTGCTCGGCGTCGCGACGGGTTCTTCCCCCCTGCCGGTGTACGAAGCGCTCGAGCGTCGCGCGTCGCCGGCCGTGCGCGGCCTGACCGCCTTCGCCCTCGACGAGTACGTCGGTCTGCCCATCGATCATCCCGAGAGCTACCACGCGGTCATCGAGCGGGAGGTGACCGTGCGGCTGGGCCTCGACCCGGCGCGCGTGCACGTGCCCGACGGACTCGCCGATGACATCGAGGCCGCGGCCGCGGCGTACGAGCGGGCGATCGTCGACGCGGGCGGTGTCGACCTGCAGATCCTCGGCATCGGCTCGACCGGCCACATCGGCTTCAACGAGCCCACCTCGTCCTTCGCCTCCCGCACGCGTATCAAGACCCTCACGCCCGAGACGCGGCGCGACAATGCGCGCTTCTTCCCGAGCCTCGACGACGTGCCGCTGCACTGCGTCACGCAGGGTCTCGGAACGATCATGGACGCCCGTTCCGTGCTGCTCGTCGCCTTCGGGGCGGGCAAGGCGGATGCCGTGGCGGCGGCGGTCGAGGGTCCCCTGACGAGCATGTGCCCGGGCAGCATCCTGCAGATGCACCCGAACGCGACGGTACTCGTCGACGAGGCAGCCGCCGCCGGTCTGACGCTGCGCGACTACTACGACTTCGTCTTCGCCCACCGCCCCGCGTGGCAGAGATGA
- a CDS encoding Gfo/Idh/MocA family protein, which produces MTVIDSTRPLRVAVMSFAHTHAHSYVQLLLATPDVEVRASDPGPHVEGELRGAAFAAELGVDYVDTYEELLAWKPDAVIVTSENALHRELVEKAAAAGAHILCEKPLATTREDGLAMKEAVDAAGVMLMVAFPVRFASTFASLKATYDAGSLGRLVAVRGSNNGKLPRERSWFTDPALSGGGALVDHVVHIADLLDGLMGATPVSVTAVANATLHADRARAETSGLVTITYDNGVIAAIDCSWSRPDTAPTWGGVRIVVAGTGGTAEVDFFGPRVTGLASATGAPVELPYGPDFDRELLRTFLAAVRSGEQPQPDIAVGLRTLGIVLAAQESARTGRTVAVTV; this is translated from the coding sequence ATGACCGTCATCGACTCCACCCGGCCGCTGCGCGTGGCCGTCATGTCGTTCGCGCACACGCACGCGCACAGCTACGTCCAGCTGCTGTTGGCGACCCCCGACGTCGAGGTGCGCGCGAGCGACCCCGGTCCGCACGTCGAGGGCGAGCTGCGGGGGGCGGCCTTCGCCGCGGAGCTCGGCGTCGACTATGTCGACACGTACGAGGAGCTCCTCGCGTGGAAGCCGGATGCCGTGATCGTCACGAGCGAGAACGCCCTTCACCGCGAGCTGGTCGAGAAGGCCGCGGCCGCCGGCGCCCACATCCTCTGCGAGAAGCCCCTGGCGACCACCCGCGAAGACGGCCTCGCCATGAAGGAGGCCGTCGATGCGGCCGGCGTCATGCTCATGGTGGCGTTCCCCGTCCGTTTCGCGAGCACCTTCGCCTCGCTCAAGGCCACCTACGACGCGGGTTCCCTCGGCCGGCTCGTCGCCGTGCGCGGGAGCAACAACGGCAAGCTCCCGCGCGAGCGCTCGTGGTTCACCGACCCCGCCCTCTCGGGCGGCGGCGCCCTGGTCGATCACGTGGTGCACATCGCCGACCTGCTCGACGGCCTCATGGGCGCGACCCCCGTGTCGGTGACGGCGGTCGCCAACGCGACGCTGCACGCCGATCGCGCCCGCGCCGAGACCTCGGGGCTGGTGACCATCACGTACGACAACGGCGTCATCGCCGCCATCGACTGCTCGTGGAGCCGCCCCGACACAGCCCCCACGTGGGGTGGCGTGCGCATCGTCGTGGCCGGCACCGGGGGCACCGCCGAGGTCGACTTCTTCGGCCCGCGCGTGACCGGGCTGGCGTCGGCCACCGGCGCGCCGGTCGAGCTGCCCTACGGGCCCGACTTCGACCGCGAGCTGCTGCGGACGTTCCTCGCCGCGGTCCGCTCCGGCGAGCAGCCGCAGCCTGACATCGCCGTGGGCCTGCGGACGCTCGGCATCGTTCTGGCAGCTCAAGAGTCCGCCCGCACCGGCCGCACCGTCGCCGTGACGGTCTGA
- a CDS encoding Gfo/Idh/MocA family protein, whose protein sequence is MSHQPLRIGLIGAGGISLNHLPHLLALGAEVFVYSEQGAPELVAQVGGTVVDTLDELLDRVDIVDVVTPTFTHYDIIERALAAGKHVISEKPLTRTPEQARELVRAAADAGSQLYPAHVVRWFPEYVQLKHAVDSGVLGELAVLRFSRSGAFPTRTPWFADRALSGGIIMDQMIHDLDIARWVAGEVVTVSAVASRAGDADAPVEAAHVLLTHASGAISHVAGLWGPAHLAFTTEFSVSGTGGTLEHSSAAQRNLLTDLAVSTVGGEAVPDTDPAEDPYYLELQDFLRAFADGETPRVTAADGAAAVAIAAAALESLETGQPVDLTAKGW, encoded by the coding sequence ATGTCTCATCAGCCGCTCCGCATCGGCCTGATCGGCGCAGGTGGCATCAGCCTGAACCACCTGCCGCACCTGCTCGCCCTGGGCGCCGAGGTGTTCGTCTATTCCGAGCAGGGCGCCCCCGAACTCGTCGCCCAGGTCGGCGGCACGGTGGTCGACACCCTCGACGAGCTGCTCGACCGGGTGGACATCGTCGACGTCGTGACGCCCACCTTCACGCACTACGACATCATCGAGCGGGCGCTCGCGGCCGGGAAGCACGTGATCTCCGAGAAGCCCCTCACGCGCACCCCCGAGCAGGCTCGGGAACTCGTGCGCGCGGCCGCCGATGCCGGCAGCCAGCTCTATCCCGCACACGTCGTGCGCTGGTTCCCCGAGTACGTCCAGCTCAAGCACGCGGTCGACTCGGGTGTCCTGGGCGAGCTGGCGGTGCTGCGCTTCTCACGGTCGGGGGCCTTCCCCACCCGCACCCCCTGGTTCGCCGACCGGGCCCTGTCCGGCGGCATCATCATGGACCAGATGATCCACGACCTCGACATCGCGCGGTGGGTCGCCGGCGAGGTCGTCACCGTGTCGGCGGTGGCGAGCCGCGCCGGTGACGCGGACGCGCCCGTCGAGGCGGCCCATGTGCTGCTCACCCACGCGAGCGGGGCCATCAGCCACGTCGCGGGGCTGTGGGGCCCCGCGCACCTGGCCTTCACGACCGAGTTCTCCGTCTCGGGCACCGGGGGCACGCTGGAGCACTCGTCGGCGGCGCAGCGCAACCTGCTCACCGACCTGGCGGTGTCCACCGTGGGCGGGGAGGCGGTTCCCGACACCGATCCGGCGGAAGACCCCTACTACCTCGAGCTGCAGGACTTCCTGCGCGCCTTCGCCGACGGCGAGACCCCGCGCGTGACCGCCGCCGACGGCGCAGCGGCCGTGGCCATCGCCGCCGCGGCCCTCGAATCGCTCGAGACGGGTCAGCCCGTCGACCTCACCGCGAAGGGATGGTGA
- a CDS encoding ROK family protein, producing the protein MTLDAATPARPHDTADSRPMARIAVDVGGTTVKGAAFTHDGSVIAHCTMATFAAHRDALGSVRAVVARLVSEVGATGARATGIGVASPGLVDAARGRVVYAANLGWADVDLVPALVDDFGLPVRIEHDARAGAIAERAAHRNEAAAYREFIFVPIGTGVAAAVVTSGALVHGATGGAGEFGHMPIGPGRELCGCGQRGCIEAYASASSVLRRYRARGGVGATTTPELVASLAHDADAASVWADLIEALAIGLGSLSAVLDPARIVIGGGLSQAGASLIDPLRAAIDAKLGWRATPTVVQSALGSHSGLIGAGLLSDDRPVTSRFAVTAASALSSLRAVAPVEPVVLRPIDSHHQ; encoded by the coding sequence GTGACCCTCGACGCCGCCACCCCCGCCCGCCCGCACGACACGGCCGACTCCCGCCCGATGGCGCGTATCGCCGTCGACGTCGGCGGCACGACCGTCAAGGGAGCCGCCTTCACCCATGACGGGTCGGTGATCGCGCACTGCACGATGGCCACCTTCGCCGCGCACCGCGATGCACTCGGCAGCGTCCGCGCCGTCGTCGCCCGGCTCGTCTCCGAGGTGGGCGCGACCGGCGCACGGGCGACCGGCATCGGAGTCGCCTCGCCGGGTCTGGTGGATGCCGCGCGTGGACGCGTCGTGTACGCGGCGAACCTCGGCTGGGCCGATGTCGATCTCGTGCCCGCCCTCGTCGACGACTTCGGCCTGCCCGTCCGGATCGAGCACGACGCGCGCGCCGGCGCGATCGCCGAGCGCGCCGCTCACCGCAACGAGGCAGCGGCTTACCGCGAGTTCATCTTCGTGCCCATCGGTACGGGAGTGGCCGCCGCCGTCGTCACCTCCGGAGCCCTCGTGCACGGCGCGACGGGCGGGGCGGGCGAGTTCGGCCACATGCCCATCGGCCCCGGACGCGAGTTGTGCGGCTGCGGGCAGCGCGGCTGCATCGAGGCCTACGCCAGTGCGTCGAGCGTGCTCCGCCGATACCGTGCCCGCGGCGGCGTCGGAGCGACGACCACCCCCGAGCTCGTGGCATCCCTGGCTCACGACGCCGATGCCGCGTCCGTCTGGGCGGATCTCATTGAAGCGCTCGCCATCGGTCTCGGTTCTCTCAGCGCCGTGCTCGATCCCGCCCGCATCGTGATCGGGGGCGGCCTGTCCCAGGCCGGCGCCTCGCTGATCGACCCGCTCCGCGCCGCGATCGACGCCAAACTCGGGTGGCGCGCGACGCCCACCGTCGTGCAGTCGGCCCTCGGCTCGCATTCGGGCCTGATCGGCGCAGGACTGCTGTCCGACGACCGCCCGGTCACCTCCCGGTTCGCCGTGACAGCGGCATCCGCCCTGTCGTCGCTGCGCGCGGTCGCGCCCGTCGAACCCGTCGTCCTCCGTCCCATCGACTCCCATCACCAGTGA
- a CDS encoding ROK family transcriptional regulator, translating into MPTHAPALRDAEYAPGSVGDIFRLIRSDRATSRSALARHTGLSPSTVGIRVDALQRLGLVAEDGEQESRGGRRAKRLHVSREAGWVAAIDFGANHLDIAVADLDGRFLVQTAHPAVEEQEPGAVVALMWQRVVEASAAASVEMSGLRGIAVSLPAPIEYPTGRVVFPSFMPSWHNVSLPSLFADFTDAPVLVENDANLIALAETAPAGRDHLLAVVLGMRIGSGIVTEGRLQRGFNGAAGEISHTSAGGEPAISCVCGLDDCLESVASGGAIAAKLAAAGYDVSSVSDVIRLGRTADPVVVAALREAGTRIGTVLASVVNFFNPQRVVLGGTMSASAPLVAAIRAELFNRCLPIAAHDLDVSAADDPASAGLRGAVKLALEEALAPARIDELARIEAQTTQTAQPA; encoded by the coding sequence ATGCCGACCCACGCTCCCGCTCTCCGCGACGCCGAGTACGCCCCCGGCTCCGTGGGCGACATCTTCCGACTCATCCGGTCGGACCGGGCCACGTCGCGTTCCGCGCTCGCCCGCCACACGGGCCTGTCCCCCTCGACGGTCGGCATCCGCGTCGATGCGCTCCAGCGCCTCGGTCTCGTCGCGGAAGACGGCGAACAGGAATCGCGCGGGGGACGCCGCGCCAAGCGCCTGCACGTCTCGCGGGAAGCCGGGTGGGTCGCGGCGATCGACTTCGGAGCGAATCACCTCGACATCGCAGTCGCCGATCTGGACGGCCGATTCCTCGTCCAGACCGCCCACCCCGCCGTGGAGGAGCAGGAGCCCGGGGCGGTGGTCGCACTCATGTGGCAGCGCGTCGTCGAGGCGTCGGCTGCCGCGTCGGTCGAGATGTCGGGGCTGCGCGGCATCGCCGTGAGCCTGCCCGCTCCGATCGAGTATCCGACCGGCCGGGTGGTGTTCCCCTCGTTCATGCCGTCGTGGCACAACGTCAGCCTCCCGTCCCTGTTCGCAGACTTCACCGATGCCCCCGTGCTCGTGGAGAACGACGCCAACCTCATCGCACTGGCCGAGACGGCTCCCGCCGGCCGCGACCATCTGCTCGCCGTCGTCCTGGGCATGCGCATCGGTAGCGGCATCGTCACCGAAGGCCGCCTCCAGCGCGGCTTCAACGGTGCCGCCGGCGAGATCAGCCACACGTCCGCGGGCGGTGAGCCCGCCATCTCGTGCGTCTGCGGCCTCGACGACTGCCTCGAGTCGGTGGCCAGCGGCGGCGCGATCGCCGCGAAGCTCGCCGCGGCAGGGTACGACGTCTCCTCGGTCTCCGACGTCATCCGACTCGGTCGCACCGCCGACCCCGTCGTCGTCGCCGCGCTGCGCGAGGCGGGTACGCGCATCGGAACGGTCCTGGCATCCGTGGTGAACTTCTTCAACCCGCAGCGCGTCGTGCTCGGCGGCACCATGTCGGCATCCGCTCCTCTCGTGGCCGCCATCCGCGCCGAGCTGTTCAATCGCTGCCTGCCCATCGCCGCCCACGATCTCGACGTCAGCGCGGCGGACGACCCGGCGTCGGCGGGCCTGCGCGGAGCCGTGAAGCTGGCTCTCGAGGAAGCGCTCGCCCCGGCACGCATCGACGAGCTCGCGCGCATCGAGGCGCAGACGACGCAGACAGCGCAGCCGGCGTGA
- a CDS encoding carbohydrate ABC transporter permease encodes MTTTAPAPERPRTMPGIRGAGDRRRSEEIRRRRSMHEKEGRAGYALIAPTTILLSVFYLYPLLQTVVYSFTDWNPGNPSNTQFVGFANFAGLFAENSTFPRALGNTALIAAIVVPGSMALGLVFAALLDGPFRGRSFYRTMIFAPHIAPTVGSALIFSYLLTPLGGLVNQALKPFGINPVPFLTTEPWAIISVIVFVIWQQVGYTMIIFSAALSTIPPSYHEAAKLDGAGVLRRFFSISLPLVAPTSGFLVITGLISTLQIFTQVFVLTAGGPLGSTKTVIYWVYEQGFQFFNGGAATAASVLLLAIGITVTVLQLRFLARRDTIEML; translated from the coding sequence GTGACGACGACCGCCCCCGCCCCGGAGCGGCCGCGCACGATGCCCGGCATCCGCGGTGCCGGCGACCGCCGCCGCAGCGAAGAGATCCGCCGCCGTCGCTCGATGCACGAGAAGGAGGGGCGCGCCGGCTACGCGCTCATCGCCCCCACGACCATCCTGCTGTCGGTCTTCTACCTGTACCCGCTGCTGCAGACGGTGGTCTACAGCTTCACCGACTGGAACCCGGGCAACCCGAGCAACACCCAGTTCGTCGGGTTCGCCAATTTCGCCGGCCTCTTCGCCGAGAACAGCACCTTCCCTCGTGCCCTCGGGAACACGGCCCTCATCGCCGCCATCGTGGTTCCCGGGTCCATGGCGCTCGGACTCGTCTTCGCGGCACTGCTGGACGGTCCCTTCCGGGGCCGATCGTTTTATCGCACGATGATCTTCGCTCCGCACATCGCCCCGACGGTGGGAAGCGCGCTCATCTTCTCGTACCTGCTGACGCCGCTCGGCGGGCTCGTCAACCAGGCGTTGAAGCCGTTCGGCATCAACCCCGTGCCGTTCCTCACCACCGAGCCGTGGGCGATCATCTCGGTCATCGTCTTCGTCATCTGGCAGCAGGTCGGCTACACGATGATCATCTTCTCGGCGGCGCTGTCGACCATTCCGCCGAGCTACCACGAGGCCGCGAAGCTCGACGGCGCGGGCGTCCTCCGCCGCTTCTTCTCGATCTCGCTGCCGCTGGTGGCGCCGACCAGCGGGTTCCTCGTCATCACCGGTCTCATCAGCACCCTGCAGATCTTCACGCAGGTGTTCGTCCTCACCGCCGGCGGGCCACTCGGATCGACCAAGACCGTCATCTACTGGGTCTACGAGCAGGGCTTCCAGTTCTTCAACGGCGGCGCCGCCACCGCGGCCTCGGTGCTGCTGCTGGCCATCGGCATCACCGTCACGGTCCTCCAGCTGCGCTTCCTCGCCCGCCGCGACACCATCGAGATGCTCTGA
- a CDS encoding carbohydrate ABC transporter permease — protein MTLSLERTGPRTAASAPRRHKPVAAHIPGILRHAVLIVATVLFFGPFVWMVLVSFKSAQEALAVPPTFLPTEWHVDNYTRLFEIAPFGRFYLNTVVVAVLSTLGQVVTSLMAGYAFARLKFRGSNVIFVVLLAALMVPFEVVFTPLISLLSSLGWLNSYQGLIVPNIPSILGVFLFRQFFSNFPSEIEDATRIDGANVWQRFRLIMAPMATPMIGSFAILSFVYNWNNFFFQFIAVNRTEFFTVQIGLTLLQSQEGASNFNLLMAGSTLAVIPVLIVFLLFQNQIVKAISGGLR, from the coding sequence ATGACTCTGTCTCTCGAGCGCACGGGCCCGCGCACGGCGGCCTCGGCCCCGCGCCGCCACAAGCCCGTCGCAGCCCACATCCCCGGCATCCTGCGCCATGCGGTTCTGATCGTCGCCACCGTGCTGTTCTTCGGTCCGTTCGTCTGGATGGTGCTGGTCAGCTTCAAGTCGGCGCAGGAGGCTCTGGCCGTACCGCCGACGTTCCTGCCGACCGAATGGCACGTCGACAACTACACCCGGTTGTTCGAGATCGCCCCGTTCGGGCGCTTCTACCTCAACACCGTCGTCGTCGCCGTGCTCTCGACCCTCGGTCAGGTGGTGACCAGCCTCATGGCCGGCTACGCCTTCGCGCGGCTGAAGTTCCGCGGCAGCAACGTCATCTTCGTCGTCCTGCTCGCGGCCCTCATGGTGCCCTTCGAGGTGGTCTTCACCCCGCTCATCTCGCTGCTGTCGTCGCTCGGCTGGCTGAACAGCTACCAGGGCCTCATCGTTCCGAACATCCCCTCGATCCTGGGTGTGTTCCTGTTCCGGCAGTTCTTCTCGAACTTCCCCTCCGAGATCGAGGACGCCACCCGCATCGACGGGGCCAACGTGTGGCAGCGCTTCCGCCTGATCATGGCTCCGATGGCCACGCCCATGATCGGCTCCTTCGCGATCCTGTCGTTCGTCTACAACTGGAACAACTTCTTCTTCCAGTTCATCGCGGTCAACCGGACGGAATTCTTCACCGTCCAGATCGGCCTCACGCTCCTGCAGTCGCAGGAGGGGGCCTCGAACTTCAACCTCCTCATGGCAGGTTCCACGCTCGCCGTCATCCCGGTGCTGATCGTGTTCCTGCTGTTCCAGAACCAGATCGTCAAAGCGATCTCCGGCGGTCTGCGCTGA
- a CDS encoding ABC transporter substrate-binding protein yields MNKAPLARRGLAVGALVTAAVTLAGCSGGSVTGNAGESDGKTTITMWNQATGDAATKLNELVEEFNQSQDTYEVTSQFIAAEGFTARLVQALNSNQAPNLVLGDSNPSSLGEAIDTGKIVPLDDKLGTGDYPLAAEDIPAGMLASGVFDGTTYALPTDGGDYAIIYNKQKFADAGITSTPTTWEELAADAKKLTKDGSYGVYLPIGSNEWPVFTWQSMLWSAGGEFLNEDNTQVEFDSAEGVTALKTWTDMIDEGVAYPSTAADSNQNQGWPAFNAGQFAMFIGGAFNLKSVQDGIGAENVGVFTFPEIETPAMNTGTNVSYVTDGTDEQEAGSYAFLSWFMQPDQQAQWDIASGFLPTNLQTQDSDAWKAHVADNPLLEVFADQLEYAKSRPSISSYSEISAALGAELEKAMLRQKSPEDALRDAAAAGQAVLDR; encoded by the coding sequence ATGAACAAGGCACCTCTCGCCCGTCGGGGGCTCGCCGTCGGCGCCCTCGTCACGGCGGCCGTCACCCTCGCCGGCTGCTCCGGCGGCTCGGTCACCGGCAATGCCGGTGAGTCCGACGGCAAGACCACCATCACGATGTGGAACCAGGCCACCGGCGACGCCGCCACCAAGCTGAACGAGCTGGTCGAGGAGTTCAACCAGTCGCAGGACACCTACGAGGTCACGTCGCAGTTCATCGCCGCCGAGGGCTTCACGGCTCGCCTCGTGCAGGCCCTGAACAGCAACCAGGCTCCCAACCTCGTGCTGGGTGACTCGAACCCCTCGTCGCTCGGAGAGGCGATCGACACGGGCAAGATCGTCCCCCTCGACGACAAGCTCGGCACGGGCGACTACCCCCTCGCCGCTGAGGACATCCCCGCGGGCATGCTCGCTTCGGGCGTGTTCGACGGCACCACCTACGCGCTGCCCACCGACGGTGGCGACTACGCCATCATCTACAACAAGCAGAAGTTCGCCGACGCGGGCATCACCTCGACCCCCACCACCTGGGAAGAGCTGGCGGCGGATGCCAAGAAGCTGACGAAGGACGGCAGCTACGGCGTCTACCTGCCCATCGGCAGCAACGAGTGGCCGGTCTTCACCTGGCAGTCGATGCTGTGGAGCGCGGGCGGGGAGTTCCTGAACGAAGACAACACCCAGGTCGAATTCGATTCGGCCGAGGGAGTGACCGCGCTGAAGACCTGGACCGACATGATCGACGAGGGCGTGGCCTACCCGTCGACCGCAGCGGACAGCAACCAGAACCAGGGCTGGCCCGCATTCAACGCCGGTCAGTTCGCCATGTTCATCGGCGGCGCGTTCAACCTGAAGTCCGTGCAGGACGGCATCGGCGCCGAGAACGTGGGCGTGTTCACGTTCCCCGAGATCGAGACCCCGGCGATGAACACCGGCACCAACGTGTCGTACGTCACCGACGGCACCGACGAGCAGGAAGCCGGCTCATACGCCTTCCTGTCGTGGTTCATGCAGCCCGACCAGCAGGCGCAGTGGGACATCGCCTCCGGATTCCTTCCCACCAACCTGCAGACGCAGGACTCCGATGCGTGGAAGGCGCACGTCGCGGACAACCCGTTGCTGGAGGTCTTCGCCGACCAGCTCGAGTACGCGAAGTCGCGCCCGTCGATCAGCTCGTACTCCGAGATCAGCGCCGCACTCGGCGCCGAGCTCGAGAAGGCGATGCTGCGTCAGAAGTCGCCGGAGGACGCCCTCCGCGACGCCGCGGCGGCCGGTCAGGCCGTGCTCGACCGCTGA